One Turneriella parva DSM 21527 genomic region harbors:
- a CDS encoding arsenosugar biosynthesis-associated peroxidase-like protein — translation MANYFESEDLKKFGNIGRVNKELADKFFDYYNATMKAGALSEREKALIALAVAHAQKCPYCIDAYTNTCLEKGADEAQMAEAVHVAATMLAGITLVHSVQMMNHIDAVSV, via the coding sequence ATGGCAAACTATTTCGAATCTGAAGACCTGAAAAAATTCGGCAACATCGGCCGGGTAAACAAAGAACTCGCCGACAAATTTTTCGATTATTACAATGCGACCATGAAGGCCGGCGCGCTGTCTGAGCGCGAAAAGGCGCTGATCGCGCTTGCCGTGGCACACGCGCAGAAGTGCCCTTATTGCATCGACGCTTACACGAACACCTGCCTCGAAAAAGGCGCCGATGAAGCGCAGATGGCCGAAGCGGTACACGTGGCCGCAACGATGCTGGCAGGCATTACACTGGTGCACAGCGTACAGATGATGAACCACATAGACGCCGTCAGCGTATGA
- the panC gene encoding pantoate--beta-alanine ligase, with amino-acid sequence MQIITTRAEMRAFAARHIQEIGFVPTMGYLHAGHLSLVERAKAENKVTAVSIFVNPAQFNDPKDLEKYPVDLDRDFAMLEQAGVDAVFCPPRTEIYPTGVPALKMRYDEMMARLCGAGRPGHFEGVLLIVHNLFMWVRPRHAYFGLKDYQQFILIRRMAADLELDVEVVGCPLVREADGLAMSSRNVRLSGAGRVAALALSQALFAAADLWRQGKDVSQVHAALAQGLSPLEVEYALVSDAATLEPVATGAERPREVVIAVAAFVDGIRLIDNVLLA; translated from the coding sequence GTGCAGATTATTACTACCCGCGCCGAAATGCGCGCCTTCGCCGCGAGGCACATTCAAGAAATCGGCTTCGTGCCGACGATGGGTTACCTGCATGCTGGCCATCTCTCGCTCGTCGAACGGGCCAAGGCCGAGAACAAAGTGACCGCGGTTTCGATCTTTGTAAATCCGGCTCAGTTTAACGACCCAAAAGATCTCGAAAAATACCCGGTCGATCTCGACCGCGATTTTGCGATGCTCGAGCAGGCCGGAGTCGATGCTGTGTTTTGCCCGCCGCGTACAGAAATTTACCCGACGGGCGTGCCGGCGCTCAAGATGCGCTACGATGAAATGATGGCGCGGCTTTGCGGCGCCGGCCGGCCGGGCCACTTCGAAGGTGTGCTGCTCATCGTGCACAACCTGTTTATGTGGGTGCGGCCACGGCACGCCTACTTTGGCCTCAAGGACTATCAACAGTTCATTTTGATCAGGCGCATGGCGGCCGACCTTGAGCTCGATGTCGAAGTGGTGGGATGTCCCCTCGTGCGCGAAGCTGACGGACTCGCGATGTCATCTCGCAATGTACGGCTCTCTGGCGCAGGGCGAGTGGCAGCGCTCGCTCTTTCACAGGCTCTTTTCGCCGCTGCTGATCTCTGGCGCCAGGGAAAAGACGTTTCTCAGGTGCACGCGGCTCTCGCACAAGGCCTTTCGCCCCTCGAAGTGGAATATGCTCTGGTGTCTGATGCGGCAACGCTTGAACCGGTCGCTACCGGTGCTGAAAGGCCGCGCGAAGTCGTGATTGCGGTCGCGGCATTCGTCGACGGCATTCGCCTGATCGACAATGTGCTTTTAGCTTAA
- the gcvH gene encoding glycine cleavage system protein GcvH, translated as MANFPADLKYTKEHEWVKITGTTARVGITDYAQEALGDVVYVDFPKAGAEIKAMAVAGTIESVKAVSDIYQPLTGKIGAVNTELNKNPATVNQDPYQGGWLFEIEGISTDEVGALLDAAGYEAHLKTLA; from the coding sequence ATGGCAAATTTTCCGGCTGACCTCAAGTATACAAAAGAGCATGAATGGGTGAAAATCACCGGCACGACTGCGCGGGTCGGCATTACCGACTATGCGCAAGAAGCGCTGGGCGACGTCGTCTACGTCGATTTTCCGAAGGCGGGCGCCGAAATCAAGGCGATGGCAGTTGCGGGCACCATAGAATCGGTGAAAGCCGTTTCAGATATTTACCAGCCACTCACGGGAAAGATCGGGGCGGTTAACACAGAACTCAACAAAAACCCGGCGACCGTGAACCAAGACCCCTACCAAGGCGGATGGCTCTTCGAAATCGAAGGCATTTCGACTGACGAAGTCGGCGCGCTGCTCGATGCAGCCGGCTACGAAGCACACCTCAAGACGCTCGCCTAA
- a CDS encoding DUF547 domain-containing protein produces MRQIRIAILTALALSAPMVYSAEPDYSALNALLAKHVKPGSKQGITANLVNYRALKSDPQYAAALQSITDFDIKKLASKREKMAFYINAYNIGAIKKVLEKYPTTSIRIAGDGVWKEPALTIAGKPLSLDAIENEILRKMGDARIHFAIVCASLSCPDLRREAYTAAKLEQQLQAQTKLFLTNPAKGIRAESNRVYQSAIFTWFAADFKDVDAFQRRYRKDLPQAAERAEIPYNWQLNE; encoded by the coding sequence ATGAGACAAATCAGAATAGCGATACTCACGGCGCTGGCGCTTAGCGCCCCGATGGTTTATTCTGCCGAACCCGACTATTCGGCGCTGAATGCGCTGCTCGCGAAACATGTCAAACCCGGCAGCAAACAGGGAATCACAGCGAACCTCGTGAACTACCGCGCGCTCAAGAGCGACCCGCAGTATGCGGCCGCGCTGCAGAGCATTACCGATTTCGACATCAAGAAGCTCGCATCAAAGCGCGAGAAAATGGCGTTTTACATCAACGCCTATAACATCGGGGCAATCAAAAAGGTGCTCGAAAAATACCCGACGACGAGTATTCGCATCGCCGGCGACGGCGTCTGGAAAGAACCCGCGCTCACCATAGCGGGAAAACCGCTTTCACTCGACGCAATCGAAAACGAGATCTTGCGTAAGATGGGCGATGCGCGCATCCATTTTGCGATTGTCTGCGCGTCGCTGAGCTGCCCTGACCTGCGGCGCGAAGCCTACACGGCGGCAAAACTCGAGCAGCAGTTGCAGGCACAGACAAAACTGTTCTTGACCAACCCGGCGAAAGGGATTCGCGCAGAATCGAACCGCGTCTACCAATCGGCGATATTCACATGGTTTGCGGCTGATTTCAAAGACGTCGATGCCTTTCAGCGCCGCTACCGCAAAGACCTGCCCCAAGCTGCTGAGCGCGCAGAAATACCTTATAATTGGCAGCTGAACGAATAA
- a CDS encoding alpha/beta fold hydrolase: protein MRDRTNRHLITAKRKFKEGRANLLGYQAAYLHSAVEKPKGTLVCFHGWLDNAGSFVPLAEALPDYEFYLWDFFGHGKSAHKHKGDRYHYIDLIPFIDAALGFIDKDDVVLTGHSMGAGACSLYAGSIGKRIVRIFLIEGFAPLTAAPADAPRILRDGVSEFRKAQNLPKPVYASVDDAVKIRMRVNGLTRQNALPLVARAVKKAEGGITWRADFRLRAPSLIRMTQEQVAAIVGNIQVPALLVLGDRGMAELHKAARDNHELVKKLKIETLAGHHHLHIDNAPEVAALFRRFMEQ, encoded by the coding sequence TTGAGAGACCGAACCAATCGCCATTTGATAACCGCCAAACGAAAATTCAAAGAAGGCCGCGCCAATCTTTTGGGCTACCAGGCGGCTTACCTGCATTCGGCAGTTGAGAAACCGAAAGGCACACTGGTTTGCTTTCACGGCTGGCTCGACAACGCTGGCTCTTTTGTACCCCTTGCAGAAGCGCTGCCCGATTATGAATTTTATCTTTGGGATTTTTTCGGCCATGGCAAAAGCGCGCACAAGCATAAGGGCGACCGTTACCATTACATCGACCTGATACCCTTCATCGATGCCGCTCTCGGCTTCATCGATAAAGACGATGTTGTTCTGACCGGGCATTCGATGGGCGCGGGAGCCTGTTCGCTTTATGCGGGAAGCATCGGCAAACGCATTGTCAGAATATTCTTGATCGAAGGGTTTGCACCGCTCACAGCCGCACCTGCTGATGCGCCACGCATACTCCGCGATGGGGTGAGTGAATTTCGCAAGGCGCAGAATCTGCCCAAGCCGGTCTATGCCTCGGTCGATGACGCCGTCAAGATTCGCATGCGCGTCAACGGCCTCACGCGACAGAATGCCTTGCCGCTCGTCGCGCGTGCTGTGAAAAAAGCGGAAGGCGGCATCACCTGGCGCGCCGATTTTCGCCTGCGCGCTCCGTCGCTCATTCGCATGACCCAGGAGCAGGTGGCGGCTATTGTCGGCAACATTCAGGTGCCGGCGCTGCTCGTGCTCGGCGACAGGGGCATGGCAGAGTTACACAAGGCCGCAAGAGATAACCATGAGCTCGTGAAGAAACTTAAGATAGAGACGCTGGCGGGTCACCACCACCTGCACATCGACAACGCGCCCGAAGTTGCGGCGCTGTTTCGCCGATTTATGGAGCAGTAG
- a CDS encoding glutathione S-transferase family protein: protein MIRLHGYPISNYYNRVKMALRIKGLEFEEVKAGPAKDEAYLRVNPLGVIPTLEIDGVYFAETHPMLEYLEEKYPGTTRLLPQEAADRHRVRQLVNYIDIHIDKPIRIVRDFHTLDSSTPPALKEIILRELKLAVGSINRAARFAPYIAGNEISFADCAAYCTIPWFALLAERHLGENPLADIRGFAEYKAFLDQNPDFAELHKTAEKQIKVIERAKKFAGKVGL from the coding sequence ATGATACGCCTGCACGGTTACCCCATCAGCAATTATTACAACCGGGTCAAGATGGCGTTAAGAATCAAAGGGCTCGAATTTGAAGAGGTAAAAGCCGGCCCTGCAAAAGACGAGGCATACCTCAGGGTAAATCCGCTCGGTGTGATACCGACGCTCGAAATCGACGGTGTGTATTTTGCTGAGACGCACCCGATGCTTGAGTACCTCGAAGAGAAATACCCCGGGACGACGAGGCTTTTGCCACAAGAGGCGGCAGATCGCCACCGCGTGCGGCAGCTTGTGAACTACATCGACATCCACATCGACAAGCCGATTCGTATTGTGCGCGATTTTCATACGCTCGATTCGAGCACGCCACCGGCGCTTAAAGAGATTATCTTGCGAGAGCTGAAACTCGCAGTCGGCAGTATCAACCGGGCAGCAAGGTTTGCGCCATATATCGCGGGTAATGAAATTTCATTCGCTGACTGCGCGGCGTACTGCACGATTCCCTGGTTTGCGCTGCTGGCTGAACGCCACCTCGGCGAAAACCCGCTGGCAGACATCAGGGGTTTCGCGGAGTACAAAGCCTTTCTCGACCAGAACCCCGATTTTGCCGAACTGCATAAGACCGCCGAAAAACAGATTAAGGTTATTGAGCGCGCCAAAAAGTTTGCGGGTAAAGTGGGGCTTTGA
- a CDS encoding NAD(P)/FAD-dependent oxidoreductase: MKKARVVIIGNGIAGITAALSLRAANSEAAITVISDETELFYSRTALMYVYMRELQFADTVVHPREFYKKKKIDLDFATVKRIDCNARRVETATQNIHEFDYLLIAPGSRPRLPQIAGVQLAGVQGLYGKEHLANLEQLTAKPIRRAVVVGGGLIGVELAEMLVSRKIPVTFLVRDDLYFRGVLPAAEAGLVTHEILCHGVDLRLRTELASLGGNSEGQVTAAITDKNERIDCDLVGLTIGVEPRIELAVRTPLKTSRGFLTDTFLETNVPDIFAAGDAAEVTLPDGNVKVQQLWYTGRMQGRIAGQNLARKIAGEPLLAYDPGIFFNSAKFFSLEYQTYGIVPPGASEKDSILWQNTDAQKLIRIAFDASTPERKVTGFNVLGIRYRHEVCEKWIREKTPLQSVVASLGDANFDPEFYPQFENEIKRQLA, from the coding sequence GTGAAAAAAGCGCGTGTCGTTATCATCGGCAATGGCATCGCGGGAATCACGGCAGCGCTCAGCCTGCGCGCTGCGAATTCAGAAGCGGCGATTACTGTTATTTCAGACGAAACCGAACTCTTTTACTCCCGTACAGCGCTCATGTACGTTTACATGCGCGAGCTGCAATTTGCCGATACGGTCGTGCATCCGCGCGAATTCTATAAAAAGAAGAAAATAGACCTCGATTTTGCAACGGTGAAGCGAATCGACTGTAATGCGCGGCGGGTTGAAACGGCCACCCAGAATATTCACGAGTTCGATTACCTGCTCATCGCACCGGGGTCACGGCCGCGTCTACCGCAAATCGCCGGTGTGCAGCTCGCCGGGGTTCAAGGGCTCTACGGCAAAGAGCATCTGGCAAATCTCGAACAGCTCACCGCGAAACCTATACGGAGGGCGGTGGTTGTCGGCGGGGGGCTAATAGGCGTCGAACTCGCCGAGATGCTGGTGAGCCGCAAGATTCCCGTGACGTTTCTGGTGCGCGACGACCTCTATTTCAGGGGCGTACTGCCGGCAGCTGAAGCCGGGCTTGTGACGCATGAAATTCTGTGCCACGGCGTCGATCTGCGGCTTCGCACTGAGCTTGCGTCGCTCGGGGGAAACAGCGAGGGCCAGGTCACGGCAGCGATTACCGACAAGAATGAACGCATCGACTGCGACCTTGTCGGCCTGACAATTGGCGTCGAACCCCGCATTGAACTCGCTGTGCGCACACCGCTAAAGACATCGAGAGGATTTCTGACCGATACGTTTCTCGAAACCAACGTGCCGGATATTTTTGCCGCCGGCGACGCGGCTGAGGTGACTCTGCCCGACGGAAACGTCAAGGTGCAGCAACTTTGGTACACGGGGCGAATGCAGGGCCGTATTGCCGGGCAAAACCTTGCCCGCAAAATTGCCGGTGAACCCCTGCTGGCCTATGACCCGGGAATCTTCTTTAACTCTGCAAAATTCTTTTCGCTCGAATACCAGACGTATGGCATTGTGCCGCCGGGTGCCTCAGAAAAAGACAGTATTCTGTGGCAGAATACAGATGCGCAGAAACTGATACGTATTGCATTTGATGCATCGACGCCTGAACGCAAAGTCACAGGCTTCAACGTGCTCGGCATTCGCTACCGGCACGAGGTATGTGAAAAATGGATTCGCGAAAAAACTCCGTTGCAATCGGTGGTGGCATCGCTCGGCGACGCCAATTTCGACCCGGAATTCTATCCTCAATTCGAAAACGAAATAAAGAGGCAACTCGCATGA
- the gcvPA gene encoding aminomethyl-transferring glycine dehydrogenase subunit GcvPA, which produces MPYTVHSAESREAILKTLGVGSADALFAHIPKEVHKPTSAGLEPALGEYELLSRFHQIVSEGKSPLTDHCCGYGLYRHRIPLSVDHLGSRREFVTSYTPYQPEVAQGTLQALFEYQSLLAIMTGMPVANASLYDGSTALVEAVRMAMRQKGLGNARIYFSAGVNPRYEQVFQSYFLDAEGKRFAETIRLGHDAKSGVTEWPTESADIVVVQNPHYLGVAEPVQNLATLYPQATVIYLTTEVLSTVILDNPAAWGAEIVCGEAQSLGLPVHYSGPGLGFIAATKDYLRNMPGRLVGKTTAKDAFGRDTDAFVITLATREQHIRREKATSNICSNQTLMAVRAAIFMSALGWQGMQKLVARSMEKAHAFAAELRAKNPAALLFPEGTVFHEVAWRSDKLDAIIQRCVAQGFYPGVRLDSTTMLSYFHDDFSDSMLNFLTAELL; this is translated from the coding sequence ATGCCATATACCGTTCACAGCGCAGAAAGCCGCGAGGCAATCTTAAAGACGCTTGGGGTCGGTTCTGCCGACGCGCTTTTTGCCCACATACCGAAAGAAGTGCATAAACCGACTTCTGCCGGTCTTGAACCCGCGCTGGGTGAATATGAACTGCTGTCGCGTTTTCACCAGATTGTCTCAGAAGGCAAATCACCGCTCACCGACCACTGCTGTGGTTATGGCCTCTACCGCCACCGCATTCCGCTGAGCGTCGACCACCTCGGCAGCCGGCGCGAATTCGTGACGAGCTATACGCCTTACCAACCCGAGGTGGCGCAGGGCACGCTGCAGGCGCTATTTGAATACCAGTCGTTACTCGCCATCATGACGGGCATGCCCGTCGCCAATGCGTCGCTCTATGACGGGTCGACCGCGCTCGTCGAGGCGGTGCGCATGGCGATGCGCCAGAAGGGGCTCGGCAATGCCCGCATCTATTTTTCAGCCGGCGTCAACCCGAGATACGAACAGGTCTTTCAAAGTTACTTTCTCGATGCAGAGGGCAAACGTTTTGCCGAAACGATTCGTCTAGGTCACGACGCGAAAAGCGGCGTGACCGAATGGCCGACAGAGAGCGCCGACATTGTTGTCGTGCAAAATCCTCATTATCTCGGTGTTGCCGAACCCGTGCAGAATCTGGCGACGCTCTACCCTCAGGCAACGGTCATCTACCTCACAACAGAAGTGCTCTCGACGGTAATTCTCGATAACCCGGCTGCGTGGGGCGCTGAAATCGTCTGCGGTGAAGCGCAGTCACTCGGGCTGCCGGTGCATTATTCAGGGCCGGGGCTTGGGTTTATTGCCGCGACGAAAGACTACCTGCGCAACATGCCGGGTCGCCTGGTCGGAAAGACAACGGCGAAAGATGCGTTCGGGCGCGACACCGATGCATTTGTGATTACACTCGCGACCCGCGAGCAGCACATTCGCCGTGAAAAGGCGACGAGCAACATTTGCAGCAACCAGACGTTAATGGCAGTGCGCGCTGCGATCTTCATGTCAGCGCTCGGCTGGCAGGGCATGCAGAAGCTCGTCGCGCGCTCCATGGAAAAAGCCCATGCCTTTGCCGCAGAGCTCAGGGCAAAAAACCCCGCGGCGCTGCTTTTTCCCGAGGGTACGGTCTTTCACGAGGTCGCATGGCGCTCTGACAAGCTCGATGCCATTATTCAGCGCTGCGTGGCGCAGGGTTTTTACCCCGGGGTTCGCCTCGACAGCACCACCATGCTCTCGTACTTTCACGACGACTTCAGCGATTCGATGCTGAATTTTCTGACTGCTGAGTTACTCTGA
- the arsS gene encoding arsenosugar biosynthesis radical SAM (seleno)protein ArsS (Some members of this family are selenoproteins.): MKLSTQEQLHLLGAAAEPFSAKAGADGSRYLKPESIATFQINLGRWCNQACRHCHVDASPNRTEIMNDEVFEKCLNIIAGHSSIKTVDITGGAPEGHARFRELVERSRAAGKHVIDRCNLTILREEGYGDMAEFLARHRVEIVASLPHFAESRTDAQRGAGVFSKSIAALQHLNALGYGDSLTLNLVYNPTGIFLSGNQGQLEREFREKLLADYNIRFNNLFCINNMPINRFLFALEKGGKTHTYVSTLVNAYNPQTLPGLMCRSQISVGYDGKIYDCDFNQMLEMTAEPVAHIDQFDETRFLERTIRTANHCYGCTAGAGSSCGGAVA, translated from the coding sequence ATGAAACTTTCGACGCAAGAGCAGCTGCACCTGCTCGGCGCCGCCGCCGAGCCCTTTAGCGCCAAAGCCGGTGCCGATGGTTCGCGCTACCTGAAGCCCGAATCGATCGCGACATTCCAGATCAACCTGGGGCGTTGGTGTAACCAGGCATGCCGGCATTGCCATGTCGATGCCTCACCAAACCGCACCGAAATCATGAACGACGAAGTGTTTGAAAAATGCCTCAATATTATCGCAGGGCATTCGTCGATTAAGACCGTCGACATTACCGGTGGTGCCCCCGAGGGGCATGCGCGTTTTCGCGAACTCGTCGAACGCTCGCGCGCGGCGGGTAAGCACGTCATCGACAGGTGTAACCTGACGATCTTGCGCGAAGAAGGTTATGGTGACATGGCAGAGTTTCTCGCCCGCCACCGAGTTGAAATCGTCGCTTCATTGCCGCACTTCGCAGAATCGCGCACCGACGCGCAGCGCGGCGCAGGCGTATTCAGCAAATCGATCGCGGCGTTGCAGCATCTGAATGCATTGGGTTACGGCGATTCACTCACGCTCAATCTGGTCTATAACCCTACCGGCATATTCCTGAGCGGCAACCAGGGGCAGCTCGAGCGTGAGTTCAGAGAGAAACTTCTGGCAGATTATAACATCAGGTTCAACAACCTCTTCTGCATAAACAATATGCCCATCAACAGGTTTTTGTTTGCTCTCGAAAAAGGCGGCAAGACCCACACCTACGTCTCGACGCTCGTGAACGCGTACAATCCTCAGACTTTGCCTGGTCTCATGTGCCGCTCGCAGATTTCGGTGGGTTATGACGGCAAAATTTATGACTGCGATTTTAACCAGATGCTCGAGATGACAGCTGAGCCTGTCGCGCATATCGATCAGTTTGATGAAACAAGATTTCTTGAACGCACGATACGCACTGCGAACCACTGCTACGGCTGCACCGCAGGCGCGGGGTCTAGCTGCGGGGGTGCCGTCGCGTGA
- a CDS encoding IS30 family transposase: MRPYVQLSNEERLCIEESLRQGRHAGRIARDLKRHPSTIYREIRRNSMPRHYSARCAKDAARRRQTNTNAAKVTPELWSQIGASLKSTLSPEQIAGRMRLERFGGVCMQTIYNHIRKKSATSNFYRLCLRRKGKPYKRTVRIEAENKGFLRIHDLPAEALTRRKPGYWEGDLVEGKIGTGQIATFVERHSRYTKAAKIERKLVEQFNAAARDLFADVDNSLLRGVIYDRGTEMSGYRDLQQVLNCGVYFCDPGSPWQRGTNENTNGLLREPFPKGTDFREIDQEQVDAALELLNNRPRKRLNFRTPAEVYFRRSIALRFGM, from the coding sequence ATGCGACCTTACGTTCAACTATCCAATGAAGAAAGACTGTGTATAGAAGAAAGCCTCAGGCAGGGCCGCCATGCCGGACGTATTGCCAGAGACCTGAAGCGCCACCCGAGCACCATTTATCGTGAAATCCGCCGCAATTCAATGCCGCGGCATTACAGCGCCCGCTGCGCAAAAGATGCAGCGCGCAGGCGCCAGACGAATACCAACGCCGCAAAGGTGACCCCGGAACTCTGGTCACAGATCGGCGCATCGCTCAAATCGACGCTGTCACCGGAGCAGATCGCGGGGCGTATGCGGCTTGAACGCTTCGGCGGGGTTTGCATGCAGACGATCTATAATCATATCCGTAAGAAATCCGCCACATCGAATTTCTATCGCCTTTGCCTGCGCCGCAAGGGAAAACCATACAAGCGCACAGTGCGGATTGAGGCTGAAAACAAAGGGTTCTTACGCATTCACGACCTGCCAGCCGAGGCTTTGACGCGGCGAAAACCTGGCTATTGGGAGGGTGATTTGGTGGAGGGAAAAATCGGCACAGGACAAATCGCAACCTTTGTCGAAAGACATTCGCGCTACACCAAGGCGGCAAAAATCGAGCGCAAACTCGTTGAGCAGTTCAACGCGGCTGCACGCGACCTGTTCGCAGACGTCGATAATTCTCTGTTACGGGGTGTGATTTATGATCGCGGCACAGAAATGAGCGGATACCGGGACCTGCAACAGGTGCTGAATTGCGGAGTGTATTTCTGCGACCCAGGATCGCCCTGGCAGCGGGGAACGAACGAAAACACCAACGGCCTGCTGCGCGAGCCATTTCCGAAGGGAACGGACTTTCGGGAAATCGACCAGGAACAGGTTGACGCGGCGCTCGAATTACTGAATAATCGGCCACGCAAGCGACTGAATTTTCGGACGCCAGCCGAGGTCTACTTTCGGAGGTCGATTGCACTTCGTTTTGGAATGTAA
- a CDS encoding SAM-dependent methyltransferase, translated as MSAGALYFVRDELKAEFADEARFLNLKSREVAPGIIFSEQAIRVFWVLDFWPVDTLDFVSISDAAKKLRQKAKLWAYAGSQNYRRGQLIAEELRARPPKPIVFPPPPAKQTAAAFTLKDGNSLFYSLNPLKGQFAGGTLRFVEDKVGPPSRAYLKLWELLTLTGLRFEADDRVIDLGATPGGWSYVAASCGTPALMIDRSEPDAKLLKKFRQLRFLPGDGLNPPENELATATIIMSDMACEPQKLLHSIRRWLGLGGVRAIICTLKFHGVSDKALIREFADIPGSQIFHLFHNGHELTWVWQRRNL; from the coding sequence GTGAGTGCAGGTGCGCTCTATTTTGTTCGCGATGAGCTCAAAGCTGAGTTTGCAGACGAAGCCAGGTTTCTGAATCTGAAGAGCCGTGAGGTTGCGCCCGGCATCATCTTCAGCGAACAGGCGATACGTGTCTTTTGGGTGCTCGATTTCTGGCCGGTCGATACGCTCGATTTTGTTTCGATCAGCGACGCCGCAAAAAAATTACGGCAGAAAGCAAAACTCTGGGCCTATGCCGGATCACAAAATTACCGCCGCGGTCAGCTGATTGCCGAAGAGCTGCGCGCACGGCCACCCAAACCTATAGTCTTTCCGCCGCCGCCGGCGAAACAAACTGCAGCTGCCTTCACGCTGAAAGACGGCAATTCACTTTTTTACAGCCTCAACCCCCTGAAGGGACAGTTTGCCGGCGGTACCCTGCGCTTCGTCGAGGACAAAGTTGGCCCGCCGAGCCGCGCCTACCTCAAGCTGTGGGAGCTGCTCACGCTGACGGGCCTGCGGTTTGAGGCCGATGACAGGGTGATCGATCTGGGCGCGACCCCCGGCGGCTGGAGCTACGTGGCAGCTTCGTGTGGTACGCCGGCGCTCATGATTGACCGCAGCGAACCTGATGCAAAACTTCTGAAAAAATTCAGGCAGCTGCGCTTTCTGCCGGGTGACGGTCTGAATCCCCCCGAAAATGAGCTGGCAACGGCGACGATTATCATGAGTGACATGGCATGCGAACCGCAGAAGTTATTGCATTCGATTCGGCGCTGGCTCGGTCTCGGCGGGGTGAGGGCAATCATTTGTACGCTGAAATTTCACGGGGTATCAGACAAGGCGCTGATCAGAGAATTTGCGGATATACCCGGTTCACAGATTTTTCACCTGTTTCATAACGGGCACGAGCTGACATGGGTATGGCAGCGCAGAAATCTATAG